GGCAATAATGCGCACAGCGATCCCGATGAGATTAAACGCCAGCTCATTCGCGCCACGCTGGCCGGATGTGCCGCCATTGAGAGCGTCGATCCCCGTGCGCGCTTCCTGCACTGTGACCCGATCATTCACGTGGTACCCGATGAAGATAGCGATGCGTGCCACCAGCGCAGCGCAGAGATTATCGCCTCGCAGTACCAAGCATGGGACATGATCGCCGGTTTGCGCGAACCCGAGTTGGGCGGTAAGCCGCGTTATCTCGATCTGGTCGGTGCCAATTACTACCACGGTAATCAGTGGTTGACCTGGTCCGGCTGCCGGCTGGAGTGGCATTTAGGGGATGCACGCCGCGTGCCGCTGCACCGGATGCTTGCGGCGTTATCGCAGCGCTATCAGCGGCCGCTATTGCTGGCCGAAACCAGCCATGTCGGTAGCGGACGCGCCGCCTGGCTGTCTCAGGTTACCGCCGATGTCGTACAGGCACAGCTGAGTGGCTGCGATATCCGCGGTATCTGTCTCTATCCCATTATCGATCGTCCCCTTTGGGAAGATCTCGAACACTGGCCACGCAGCGGCTTGTGGGATGTCGATCCCCACAAAAAACGGGTGCTCAACCCGGTTTATGCCGCGTCATTGCAGCAGTCACAACAAATATTAGCCCGCTTTCAGGGTCATATCACCGCGGCCAGCTGGCCAGAGGAATGCGTCATGAAACAATCGGTATTAGTGGTTTTTAGTCATCTGCGTTGGGGATTCGTGTTTCAGCGTCCGCAGCATCTGTTGTCGCGCCTCGCTCAGTTTCACCGCATTGTGTTCATCGAAGAGCCGATTTATCAGCCTGGCGAAGCGGCGCTACGACAATATCAACCGGCGCCCAACGTCACGGTGATTGAACCGCATACCGATGTCGCCGCGCCGGGCTTTCATGATAGCCAAATCGCCGTGCTGCAACCGCTGCTGGCCGAGCTGCTCGACGCAGATGAAACGCCGCTGGTATGGTTTTACACCCCGATGGCGCTGCCACTGCTGGCCTGTTTTAACCCCAGCGCGATCATCTATGACTGCATGGATGAGCTCTCGGCCTTTAACCAGGCGCCGCGCCAGTTGCAGCAGCGTGAATCGGCCCTGCTGAGCCGCGCCGATGTGGTGTTTACCGGCGGCACCAGCCTGTATGAAGCCAAAAAGCATCGCCATGCCCACGTCTATTGCTATCCAAGCAGCGTGGATGCGGCGCATTTCGAACAGGCGCTGGATCGCACCAACAGCCATCCGCTGCAGGAGAATATGCCGAAACCGCGCCTGGGTTATTACGGCGTCATTGATGAGCGTCTGGATTTGCCGCTGCTCGCCGCGCTGGCGGATGCCCATCCCGACTGGCAAATTGTGATGGTCGGCCCGGTGGTGAAAATAGACCTCGCCAGCCTGCCGCAGCGCAGCAACCTGCACTGGTTCGGCCAGCAACCCTACGCAGCGTTGCCGCACTTCCTTGCCGGTTGGGATGTCTGTCTGATGCCGTTTGCGCTGAACTCCTCCACCCGCTTTATTAGTCCCACCAAAGTGCTGGAGTATATGGCGGCGCAGTTGCCGATCGTCAGCACCGCGATTGCCGATGTGGTGCGCCATTATGCCGAGGTAGTCAGCATCGCCGATTCACCGCAAACCTTTATTGCCGCTTGCGAAACGGCGCTAACCATGCCGATTGAAACGCGCTATCAGTTAGCGAAAAACATGGCAGCACGGGTGGCGGAAACATCATGGGATCGCACCGTTGAGGAGATGCAGACGCATATCGTCGCGCTAAACAAACGTGACCTTTCCCAGCCCGAGGTTATCGCTGCACGTCCACAGCCGCTGGCGCAAAACCCGATTGAGTGTCTCATTCTCGGAGCCGGGCCAACCGGGTTGAGTGCGGGTTATCACTATGGCGCAGGCGCGGTGGTGCTGGAGAAAAATAGCTCGGTGGGCGGATGGTGCCGTTCTATCAAAGATCAGGGTTTCACCTTCGATCATGCCGGCCACATCATGTTCTCCAACGATCCCTACGTGCTGGGCTTATACGACACCTTGCTCGGCGACAATCAGCACTGGCAAGAGCGTGAAGCCTGGGTTTACAGCCATGAAGTTTACACGCGCTATCCTTTCCAGTCGGCGCTACACGGTTTGCCCGCCGAGGTGATCGGTGAATGTGTGCTGGGGGCAATCGAAGCGCGTTACGGCGCGCATCCGGCGACGCTGCAAGCGGTGACCTCTGAGACGCGTCGTGATTGCTGCGCCGATGGTGCGATACCGGATGGTGAGAGTTTTGCGGCGCAAACAGAGAGCGAAGATTTTGAGAGCTTTATCTTCCGTACCTGGGGCAAAGGCATCGCTCACCATTTCGCCCTGCCCTATAACCAAAAGCTGTGGAAAACGCCGCTGGCAAATATGGAAACCTCCTGGCTCGGCGGGCGCGTACCGCTGCCGGATCTCGAGCAAATTATTAGCGGCGCACTGGCCCCGCTGGAGAAGCCGGTCGGCCCCAACGCGCGTTTTGGCTATCCGCTGCGCGGTGGATTTCAGGCATTAATGGAGGGGTTCCTGCCGCACCTGAGCTGTACGCTGGAACGGGAGGCAGCGGTTACTGAGATCCAACCGCTGCAACGACGTGTGCGCTTGCAGGATGGACGACAATTCCATTATGACCAGATGATCAGCACCTTGCCGCTGCCAGAACTGGTACGACTGATGGGCAATTTCGCCCCGGAAGCGGTGCAGAAGGCCGCAAAACAGTTGCGACATATCTCGGTGCGCTGCGTCAATCTAGGCATAGGGCGTGCGGCAATCAGCGATAAACACTGGATTTACTATCCCGGCGACACCTTATTTCACCGCATCTTTTTGCAAGGTAACGCCAGCCCGCAGTGTAATGCGCCGGGCGGTTTTGGCCTGACCTGTGAAATGACCTATCGCGACGATCAGCCGCTGCCTTGCGAAGGTGACGCCTTGATTGAGCGCTGCATTAAGGATTGCATTCGGGTCGGCATCATCAATGCCGATGATAAAATTATCACCGCCAGTGAAGTCGATATGCCGTACGCCTATGTGGTATATGACCACCAGCGCAGCGCCAATATCGCGTTGATACGAAGCTGGCTGGCGACGCAAAGTATTCAACTGTCAGGACGCTACAGCGAGTGGGAGTATTACAACTCCGATCACGCCTTTCTTGCCGGCAAACGCGCGGCGGAAACGGTGAAAGATTTAACGCAGAATCGTAAAACCACGGCGTAGTTGAAGGTGCGCATAAATGCGCCGTGAAGGCGCATTTAGATTTCATCGCGGATCAATCAAATCCACCACCATCGACAATATTTCATCCATGATATGTGGTTCGACTTTAGCGGCAAAATTCGCTTTATGCGCAGTGAGATCCAGAGACCGAAGTTGATAGCACAACGCAACTCCGGTGACATTACCGGTATCAGTGCTATTACCATCCAGATAAACCGTGACCGCCTGCGAGCGCGATGCGCCGCCTCCACTGGTTACTGGAATGCAAACCGCTGTCCCTAGCGCGGCGACGAGTTCCCGCCTTGAAATCACCAGATAATAATGCGGCCCTTTAAACTCCCTGCCTTCAACGGGATCGCCGTTGACGTGCCAGATTTCACCCAACTGCGGAACTCTACGCGATATCATCAGATAGCCTCCTTGCCTTGCGGTTTATCCTGTAAATCATCACTTACGGCTTCGTTAAACTGGCGAATCTCGTCCTGATCAATGCCAGCTAACAGTTGCTCCATCGTTTTCCTGCCGCGTGCTACCCGGTTAACAGGTTTTATACTGATTGACTCATCAGTCGCAGTTACGTCCAGCTCAATTCCCACATGCCAACCCGCTTTGGCGGCTATGTCGCTGGGAATCGTTAGCACGACGGCTCCGCCTTGCTGACGTAGTTTCGTTAATGCCATACATCCTCCAAAGTGTAACTTTGTCACACGGAGCTTATCACTCGGTGAGACAAAGTCACACTTTGTTTATGGCGATCTGTCTGTTTTTATAGCGGCGGAATAAACGCCTGCACCGGCGTCAATTCGCCGCGGTATTTGCGAACCTGCACCACGGTGATTTGTCCGCTGCAGCCTTGCGCCAGTGACGAAGTGCCGATATCCAGCGTGAGCACATTGGGATTGCCGTGGCGGCACAGCGGACGCAATGCCGTAGGATCGACCGGATCGTACCAGGCGCCGGTGGGCAATTGCACCACGCCGCGCATGATGGTTTCGGTCAGGCGCGCGCTGGCCAGCACGTGGCCTCGCTCGTTGTAGAGCTCGATAATCTCGCCATCACGAATCCCCAGGGACGCCGCATCCGCCGGATGCAAACTGCACACCTCACGGCCATCGCGTT
The nucleotide sequence above comes from Pantoea nemavictus. Encoded proteins:
- a CDS encoding antitoxin encodes the protein MALTKLRQQGGAVVLTIPSDIAAKAGWHVGIELDVTATDESISIKPVNRVARGRKTMEQLLAGIDQDEIRQFNEAVSDDLQDKPQGKEAI
- a CDS encoding type II toxin-antitoxin system PemK/MazF family toxin; translation: MISRRVPQLGEIWHVNGDPVEGREFKGPHYYLVISRRELVAALGTAVCIPVTSGGGASRSQAVTVYLDGNSTDTGNVTGVALCYQLRSLDLTAHKANFAAKVEPHIMDEILSMVVDLIDPR
- a CDS encoding FAD-dependent oxidoreductase — protein: MPPFSSFWQAGYEGADHINPFGEKLSMNAVNDHLTQYHNDYAALQQFGITSVRESIGWRLAEMAPEETFSNLKKRMNSARSFGLQINWSFCHYGWPDDLTLFAPEFVPRFADFCQRMALFLAEYYEDAPIYSPMNEISFMAWGISVGLFGNNAHSDPDEIKRQLIRATLAGCAAIESVDPRARFLHCDPIIHVVPDEDSDACHQRSAEIIASQYQAWDMIAGLREPELGGKPRYLDLVGANYYHGNQWLTWSGCRLEWHLGDARRVPLHRMLAALSQRYQRPLLLAETSHVGSGRAAWLSQVTADVVQAQLSGCDIRGICLYPIIDRPLWEDLEHWPRSGLWDVDPHKKRVLNPVYAASLQQSQQILARFQGHITAASWPEECVMKQSVLVVFSHLRWGFVFQRPQHLLSRLAQFHRIVFIEEPIYQPGEAALRQYQPAPNVTVIEPHTDVAAPGFHDSQIAVLQPLLAELLDADETPLVWFYTPMALPLLACFNPSAIIYDCMDELSAFNQAPRQLQQRESALLSRADVVFTGGTSLYEAKKHRHAHVYCYPSSVDAAHFEQALDRTNSHPLQENMPKPRLGYYGVIDERLDLPLLAALADAHPDWQIVMVGPVVKIDLASLPQRSNLHWFGQQPYAALPHFLAGWDVCLMPFALNSSTRFISPTKVLEYMAAQLPIVSTAIADVVRHYAEVVSIADSPQTFIAACETALTMPIETRYQLAKNMAARVAETSWDRTVEEMQTHIVALNKRDLSQPEVIAARPQPLAQNPIECLILGAGPTGLSAGYHYGAGAVVLEKNSSVGGWCRSIKDQGFTFDHAGHIMFSNDPYVLGLYDTLLGDNQHWQEREAWVYSHEVYTRYPFQSALHGLPAEVIGECVLGAIEARYGAHPATLQAVTSETRRDCCADGAIPDGESFAAQTESEDFESFIFRTWGKGIAHHFALPYNQKLWKTPLANMETSWLGGRVPLPDLEQIISGALAPLEKPVGPNARFGYPLRGGFQALMEGFLPHLSCTLEREAAVTEIQPLQRRVRLQDGRQFHYDQMISTLPLPELVRLMGNFAPEAVQKAAKQLRHISVRCVNLGIGRAAISDKHWIYYPGDTLFHRIFLQGNASPQCNAPGGFGLTCEMTYRDDQPLPCEGDALIERCIKDCIRVGIINADDKIITASEVDMPYAYVVYDHQRSANIALIRSWLATQSIQLSGRYSEWEYYNSDHAFLAGKRAAETVKDLTQNRKTTA